The following DNA comes from Alnus glutinosa chromosome 6, dhAlnGlut1.1, whole genome shotgun sequence.
gtactttctttttcttcgatCAACCCCACTACTCCGGATATCATTTTTAGCAAGAGCAGATCCATGGGGAATAGCATATTGCATAGGAGAAGGGACTGGAGCAGGAGGTGCTGTGACAGCCATTGTAGCTGGAACATGTTGCACAGGTTGTGCAGGCAGCTGAGGAGGAGCAGACACAGGGGGTGCAGCGACGGGTTCAGGAAGGGGTCTCGGTAAAATATGTTTCAACCGATTGTTCCTATAATTCTTCCAGAAGTAGAATTGCTGCCGATGCGCCAATTCCTGAGAAGttccaagaaatttcaactGATTTTGATTCTATCCAAAAGGGTATGTCAAAAAGAGTTGTGTTACTCAAAAAAGGAAAGGGATAAACACAAAAGTCTCTCTTTCATGGACCATTAAGAGATTTTATTTTCCTCTTGTTCAGCTAACTACTAAACAGTCCAATTATGCCCCTCACCCTCCCAAAAACTATCCTAATAAAATGCCAAGTAATTGGTTAGCTCTATGTAGGTTTAAGATGCAAGAAGCAGAAATTTGAAACATCTATGAAGTAGCTCTTAATAGAACACttgattgaaaaagaaaatgataaatgatttGATCCATCTTTATCCTTTTGTCGGGGATATGCTGACACGGATGGTTTAATTATAACTATGGTCTATGCTATAATAACAGTATAGAacatgtctttttcttttttggacaGTCTTGCATCATTTATGATTTTAGAAATTATAGGATTTATTAACATGCTATAATAATACAGACAGATTAAAATATTACTAAAAAGGATTCAATTCATTATTGGCTCTTTATCAGACTCCAATTAAAATCAAACCTTTCAACAGAATTGCAGCATTATGAAGTGGAAATGTTAACTGGAAGGTTCAAACTCCAAGGGGACCTTGAAATACTTTCTcaagaaatttaaaaagaaatgaagataaCATGCAACTTTTGAGAGGATTATGTTCCtgatctcatatatatataaagcatcaAGGAAATTTCAAAGGAGAAATTAAATTATTTCCCTTGAGAAGAGAAATGTAAAGATAACAATCTTAACCTTGTTGCCAGGATGTGCCATTGCATTGCGGAAGTTAGCATTTTGGAGAAGTTCAAGAAAAAATAAGCAATGAGGATACCTGCATTATGTCAGGAATTGAAATGTAGatcaacaaaataaattataaaatttggcagaCCACTCAATCATTAAGAAAAGCTAAACTGAATTCCCCCACCCCACCAAACAGAAGGCAAAGCCAGAAGTTCTAGGGTGGGATGATACAGAGAGATTAGCTTACATTATAAATTTGACGTACTCAGGCTGTTGCCAGTATTGAAGGTAATTCAGGTAGCCAATGAAAGCTTCATCTTCAAAATAGCGATTCTGGGCCAAATCTGCATTACAGATAGTTAATCATTAgggagaaaacacacacaaacacaccaaCAGTAGACACTGGCATTAACACCTTACATCTCTAGAcacttaaaagaaaattaaagaactgaaagaaaaatatatcttAACTGTTGAAAATATGGTGCATTAACACTACCTAGCATGTTCTTGTGTGTGTGAATATACTCTTTGCAGCCTAGAAAAATAGAATTTGCGACTTTTAGTTTGTATTTCACAATATTGACTAATTTGGGGAAGCTGCCATAACTTCTAAGTGAAGTGTAAAAAACACTTTTCTTCTCTTCAATAACCCAATCTTTCCCATGACAATACCACTTGCAACCTCTCGGACACACTCAAAATATTACCCAGCCTGTTTATTCAGAAATGTTGCACaaaagagaacaaaagaaaattgtttataGGTGACATCTAAAAGGGCTGGGTTGGGGCTATCGGCTCAATTCATATCATGATATCATCAACCaagaaaaatatagagaaaagaagaaaatatgtttTAGGCATCCTAATGAACCTAAAAGACCCATTTGAATTCCCAGCATCTATATGGGTAGTGCTGAACTACCCATATGCTAACATATTTGCCATAAAATAAATGCTTAGGCACCCAGTGCGCAATCACCTACGCTTGAGGTAAGTCAAGTCCGACCAATCATAGCCTAAGCAATCACCCCCATTCAAGATTTTGCAAATTAACAGAGGGCAGGAATAAGTCCGTGAatatttccaaatttttttcccttataaatcattctcacaaacaaaaccaagtctaaatcctttttttttttataagtaagcaaaaatttattaaagaaagcgtaaggcgcccctaagtacacaggaagtatacacaagaacaaccaaagctaacccgcaaaaacTCAACAAAACCCATAGAACCTAAACCCTAGAACCCAAAGAAGAACAcccaaaaacaacccacaaaacccaccaaGGCACACAACCCTACAtcatgtgagccttgcctttcctacgcctagagtaAGCTATAACGTTGCTATAATTTATGGAACTTTACAAATTCAGAAGCTCCCTTTTGCCTTTGGACTTCTAGTGCGTTATCATTTTGTcttgctgaaattcttcttccatggcatcccgaattgCCAAGGCCTCCTTCCCAAAATCACCATCCAccacccaatccaagggcaattcatcccaaaaatcaacgtcctcctcccaaaccacaatctccccgttatgatcaaaaccgacagGCCAATCCCAAGATTGGGAGAATCCATTTCCTTCAATGGATGGAGGAATGATACAACCTCTCGGAGGGGAAGAAGGTCCTACCACCCCGACATTGTTGACCTCCTAAGGCGAAACAGGAGTTACTGACACAGTCGAgcgagggttgagaaacccctttctTTTTAACAAAGCCGACAGACGTCTTCGAGACTACCAAGGAGTCTGCTAGTAAcacatcattccacttcacagaaTGCCCTTTCCCGAGTTCCTTAGCCCTCTTGTAAAAACtctgaaaaggcttagaaagCTGCAACATGGGGAGAGCAGAGCGCAACTTCTCTCCCAACTCAATCACCCCACAGGGAGAAGGAGGAGCAAAACAGGGCTGAGAAGACCAAGTCTAATTCTTAGAGTGGTCAAATATGTATTGTAACACTAAATCGAAGCATCCTAGATGAATGTATGGAAATCACTTAACTGTACGAACCTAAGAATCTACCAACAATATCCCAGTCAGTAGTTCTCCTGTCAATTTGGATTTTCTTCAAACATCTAATGAGAAACCCAAATAATGATATAGAAGGCTTTCCCAACCTAGTTGCATTCACCATCACAAATGCTTCTTATAATTGAcaagaaggaaacaaaaatctTGTATCGATTATGATTCTGGTTCACCAGAATAACACCCTAACTGTAAGACCCCAAAATTCCTTTTCCCTGGCATTTCCAAAGTTCTACACAGGAAATGCTGTAGACGCAAATATTGCATAAGGCACTCAACACAAGCAAAGAGAAAGTTTTGACAATTCTTAAAACATACAGTGGATGTA
Coding sequences within:
- the LOC133871152 gene encoding mediator of RNA polymerase II transcription subunit 31 is translated as MASITEEGDDELSDPSSPMSVYKDPDDGRQRFLLELEFVQCLANPTYIHYLAQNRYFEDEAFIGYLNYLQYWQQPEYVKFIMYPHCLFFLELLQNANFRNAMAHPGNKELAHRQQFYFWKNYRNNRLKHILPRPLPEPVAAPPVSAPPQLPAQPVQHVPATMAVTAPPAPVPSPMQYAIPHGSALAKNDIRSSGVDRRKRKKEG